A region of the Mesoterricola sediminis genome:
GTGCCTTGAGCCGGGTCCTGGGAGTCCACCATGGGTAATCTCGGCATCACCGAAATCCTCCTGATCGGCGTCGCGCTGCTGATCTTCTTCGGCCCCTCCAAGCTCCCCGAGCTCGGCAAGTCCCTGGGCCGCGGCATCCAGGAGTTCAAGAAGGCCAGCCGCGAGCTGACCAACAGCGTCTCGGACGAGACCAAGGCCTGAGATGGACGCCGCCACCGCCGACGAGCTCCAGGGCCGGATGCCGTTCGCAGAGCACCTCCGGGAGCTCCGCATCCGGCTCGTGAGATCGCTCGTCGTGGTCGCGGCGGCCTTCGCAGTCACCTACGCCTTCCGCGTCCGGCTCTGGGCCTGGGCCCAGGTGCCGTTCCTCGAGGCCATGGCCAGGAATCTCAAGGTGAGGCCCGGGGAACTCCATCCCTGGGCCTACACCGACCTGGCC
Encoded here:
- a CDS encoding twin-arginine translocase TatA/TatE family subunit → MGNLGITEILLIGVALLIFFGPSKLPELGKSLGRGIQEFKKASRELTNSVSDETKA